The following nucleotide sequence is from Natronosalvus caseinilyticus.
CGGACGAAGGCACAGTTCACGCCGTCGACGGCGTCAGCTTCGACGTCGAACGCGGTGAAACAGTCTGTATCGTCGGTGAAAGCGGGAGCGGCAAGTCCGTGACCACCGAATCGATCACTCGGATCCTCAAGATGCCGCCAGGAGAGATCGCCAGTGGGGAGATCGTCTTCGACGGCCAGGACGTAACGGCGATGTCGGACAAAGAGATTCGCCAGATTCGAGGAGGGCGGATCAGCCACATCTTCCAGAACCCACAGAGTGCACTCAATCCAGTGTACACCGTCGGCGCCCAGATCCGCGAAGCGATCAACACTCACCAGGACCTCGCGAAGGCGGCCGCCCGCGAGCGGGCGATCGAACTGCTCGACGAGGTCGGCATTCCGGAAGCAGCCTCCCGCATCGACGACTATCCCCACGAATTCAGTGGGGGGATGAAACAACGTGCGATCATCGCGATGGCGCTCGCGTGCGAACCCGACCTCCTGATCGCCGACGAACCGACGACGGCGCTCGACGTCACCATCGAATCGCAGATTCTCGACTTGCTGATGGACCTCCAGGAGGAGTTCGACATGTCGATCATCTTCGTC
It contains:
- a CDS encoding ABC transporter ATP-binding protein; the protein is MTDDPLLSVRDLHTVFHTDEGTVHAVDGVSFDVERGETVCIVGESGSGKSVTTESITRILKMPPGEIASGEIVFDGQDVTAMSDKEIRQIRGGRISHIFQNPQSALNPVYTVGAQIREAINTHQDLAKAAARERAIELLDEVGIPEAASRIDDYPHEFSGGMKQRAIIAMALACEPDLLIADEPTTALDVTIESQILDLLMDLQEEFDMSIIFVTHDLGVVAEVADRVIVMYAGKVMERADVYDLFDNPAHPYTRALLKCLPGSSGTIEPIGGTLPSVLSPPDGCRFADRCPYAIDDCTVGNQPDLVPATTGDHTVSCLYYHDGYDESVVLEERPQNGANATRSRPVSGTGGDRR